CGGCGAGGTCCTGGTCCCAGCGGGGGAAGAACAGCCGCGCGGCGGCCAGCGCGTGCCGGGCGTTGGAGTCGTCCGGATACTTCTGGCTCTCGCGCACGAAGCACATCCGGCTCAGCACGCGTGCGTTCTCGTACGGGTGCTCGCCGAACACGCGGACGGATCCGGAGGTCGCGAAGTTCTGGGCGGTCAGGATCGACATCGCGGTCGTCTTGCCGGCGCCGTTGCGGCCCAGGAATCCGTAGATCGTGTCCTGCTCGATGTCGAAGCTCACATCGTCCAGTGCGAGCTTGTCCTTGTACCGCTTGGTGAGGTTCCTCGCCTCGATGACGGCGGTCATGATGTCCTTTCGGTGGGGGCTGTGCCGTGCTCGCGGATCAGCACGGCGAGGTCTTCGGGGTCGAGGCCGATCTTGCGGGCCTCGGCGAGGAGGGGAGCGACGTAGCGCTCGGCGAACGCCTCGCGGCGCTCTCGCAGCAGCAGATCGCGCGCGCCGTCGGCGACGAACATGCCGATGCCGCGGCGCTTGCTGAGCACGGACTTGTCGACGAGCATCGCGACTCCCTTCGCGGCGGTGGCCGGGTTGATCCGGTAGAAAGCGGCGAGCTCGTTCGTGGACGGCGCCTGCGCCAGCTCGGCGAGACTCCCGTCGACGATCGAGTCCTCGATCTGCTCGGCGATCTGCACGAACAGCGGCTTGCCTTCTTCGATCACCCGAGACCTCCGGTAGTGTGGTTAGTTACTCAAGTAATGAACCACTGAACCGGAGCGGTGTCAAGACCGAAGGGGAGAAATCCCGTCCCGGCGCGACGCGGGGCCCGCCGCGCGTTCTACTCTGCTGGCATGCCCTCTGACCATGCGCGCCCCGAGACCATCGCCGCGGGAGCGTGATCATGCCCGACACCGCGCCCGTCCCGATCCCGCCGTATCCGGCGGTCTCGTCGCTCGGACCGCTCGCGAGCGATCTCACGATCGCGGAGGTGGCGGGAGACGCGGGCAGGTTCACGGACTACTCGGTGCCGGATGCGGGCATCCGCGCGCTGTACACGACGGAGAGCATCTGGCAGTCGTGGCTCGACGTCGAGGTCGCGCTCGCCCGCGCAGAGGCCGAGGTCGGGATCGTGCCCGAGGACGCGGCGCGCCGGATCGCGCAGGTCGGGCGGCTGTCGCACCTCGACCGCGAGCGCGTGATCGCGGGCATGCGCGTGCAGGGCCACCCGCTCGTGCCGCTGATCGAGGAGCTCGCGGAGGCGGCGGGCGAGGGCGCCGGCGGGTGGGTGCACTGGGGGGCGACGAGCCAGAACATCATGCAGTCGGGCCACGCCATCCTGATCGGCCGGGCGCACGCGATCGTGAACCGCCTGCTGCTCGACTGCCTCGCGGCGCTCGCGGATCTCGCCGAGCGGTCGGCGACGATGATCATGCCGGGCCGGACGCACGGTCAGCACGCCGTGCCCATCACGTTCGGGCTCAAGGTCGCCACGTGGATCGACGACGTGCTGCGCGCCCACGACCGGATCGGGCACGGCGTGCGGCCGTGCCTGCGCGTGATGATGGCCGGCGCCGTCGGCAGCTTCGCGTCCCTCGGCGAGGTCGGCCCGCGCGTGCAGCGCCGCGTCGCCGACCTGCTGGGGCTGGAACCCATGCCGGTGCCGTCTCGCGCCCTGCTGTCACCGCAGTCGGGCTACATCTCCGACCTCGCACTGCTGTCCGCGGCATGCGGGCGCATCGCGATCGAGGTCGAGACGATGATGCAGACCGAGTTCGGCGAGGTGTCCGAGCCCGTCCCGGAGGGCTCCGTCGGCAGCTCGACCATGCCGCACAAGCGCAATCCCAAGCTCTCGGCCGACGTCCTGGATCTCGCGGCGCTCATCCGGGCGAGCGTGCCCGAGGCGATCGCCGCCACGATCCACGCGCACGAGGCCGACGGCGGCGCCACCGCGAAGATCGACGCCGCGATGCAGACGTGCCTCGTCGCGACCGGCGACATGCTGATGCGGCTGAAGGTGATCCTCGAGGGGCTCGAGCTGTTCCCCAAGCGCATGCGCCGCAACCTGGAGCTGAGCGGCAACCTCATCGGATCCGAGGCCGTCATGCTCGCGCTCGGCGAGGAGATCGGGCGCGACGAGGCGCACCGCATCGTCTACGAGGCCGCGATGCGCTGCGCCACGGAGGGCGAGGACTTCGAGGCGCTGCTGGTGTCGGACCCGCGCGTCCGGATCGCCCTGCCGGCCGAGCGGATCCGCGCGCTGCTGGATCCCGCGGGGCACGTCGGCCTCGCTCCGCACATCGCGCGCGAGGCGGCCCGCCGCGCGCGCGAAGCGGTCGCCGGGGAGTGAACCCGGCTGCTGCGCGCGGCGGACCGCGGGTCGCGGATCAGCGCACGACGGCGACGCCGCGGGGCGCGAGCACCGCGTCGCCCACGAGGTACTCGCCCTCGATGCCGTCCAGGCGCACCTCGTCGTCCGTGCGGTTGATGAGGAAGCGCACGCGCGAGTCGCCCGCGCGCCGCACCGCCAGCTCGACCGTGCCGCGCAGCGGCTCGGGCAGCTCGGACGCGACGCCCGCGCGCTCGAGGAGCAGCGGCAGCAGTGCGGCGAGTCCGTCGACGCCGAGACTGGTCGAGACGTATCCCGCCGCGCCGTCGCCGGCCCGGCGCCACGTCACGGCGGCGCCGCCGTCCAGCTCGCTCTCGGTGTAGCGGGCGAGCACCTCGACGTCGTCCGCGACGACGTCGACGGGCTCGCTCCAGAGCCTGCCGCGCGCTCCGATGGAGAGGCCGATCGTCTCGTCGTCCCACAGCGGGCGGAACTCCTCCACGCGGATGCCGAGCAGCTCCGCGAGCGCCCCGGGGTAGCCGCCGAGCCACACGCGGTCGTCCGCGTTCACGATGCCCGAGAAGTAGGTCGCCACGAGGCTGCCGCCGCCGTGCACATACGCCTCCAGGCGCGCGCGCCGTTCCTCCGAGACCGCGTACAGCACGGGCGCGATCACCAGGCGGTAGCCGGAGAGGTCGGCGTCCGCCGGCACCACGTCGGCGCGGATGCCGGCGTTCATCAGCGCCGTCCACCACTCCACGGCCTCGCGGCGATAGCGCAGCCGGTCCGTGGGGTGGGAGTCGAGCTCGCTGCCCCACCACGAGTCCCAGTCGAACAGGATCGCCACCTGCGACGGCTCGCGATCGGAGCCGGCGACCGGCTGCAGATCCTGCAGGATGCCGCCGAGCCGCACGACCTCCCGGTACACCCGGGTGTCCTCGCCGCCGTGGGGCACCATCGAGGAGTGGTACTTCTCCGCCCCCGCGGCGGACTGCCGCCACTGGAAGTAGCAGACGGCGTCGGCGCCGTGCGCGACGTGGGTGAGCGAGTCGCGCACCAGCTCGTTGCCGTGCTTGGGGCGATTGATCGGCTGCCAGTTGACGGCGCTCGTGGAGTGCTCCATGAGGAACCAGGGCCGGTGGCCCGCCACGCCGCTCGTCAGCGCGGCCGAGAACGCGAGCTCGTCGCGTCCCTCGGTCACGTAGTGGTCGTTCGAGACGAAGTCGACCTCGTGCGCCCAGTCGGCGTAGTCGCCGTGCCGCGTCTCGCCCATGATCATGAAGTTCGTCGTGACCGGGATGTCGGGGGTGAGCCGGTTCAGGATCTCGCGCTCGGCGATCAGGTGGTCCTTGAGCGCATCCGACGAGAAGCGCGCGAAGTCGAGCTGCTGGGTCGGGTTGGGGAAGGCGTAGGAGCGGCGGGGCGGCTGGATCTCGTCGAAGGAGCCGTAGCGCTGCGACCAGAACGCCGTGCCCCACGCGTGGTTGAGGCCCTCGATGCCGCCGTACCGCGCCTCCAGCCACACGCGGAACGCGCGCGCGGCGTCGTCCGAGTAGTCGTAGGCGTTGTGGCAGCCGAGCTCGTTGTTCACGTGCCACGCGACGACGCCGGGGTGCGCGCCGTACCGCTCGGCGAGCTTCTCGACGAGGGCCAGCGCGTGACGGCGGAACACCGGCGACGTCGGACGCCAGTGCTGCCGGCCGCCCGGCCAGACGATCTGGCCGTCGGCGGTCTCGGGGAGCACCTCGGGGTGCAGGGTCGTGAGCCACGGCGGCGGCGAGGCCGTGGCGGTGGCGAGATCGACGCCGATGCCGTTCGCGTGCAGCAGGTCGATGACCTCGTCCAGCCAGGCGAAGTCCCACTGCCCCTCGGCGGGCTGCAGCTTCGCCCACGAGAAGATGGCGACCGACACGACGTCGACGCCCGCCTGCTTCATCAGCCGGACGTCCTCGTCCCACACCTCCCGCGGCCACTGATCGGGGTTGTAGTCGGCGCCGTACGAGATGCGTCGGGGTGTGCCGTCGGGCGTGCGAAGCCAGCGGTGATTCTGCATGCGGGGAGAGAGGTCCTTCTGAGTCGTCGAGAAAAGGGGATGGGGCGGGGTCCGCAGCCGGACCCCGCCCCATCTCGGGTCATTCGATGGTGAAGCCCTGCTCGGTGCCGTAGTCCTCGAGCGTGGACTGCCAGTCGGCGAGGCCGTCGGCGATCGTGGTCTGGCCGAGGAAGGCCTGGCCGACCGAGTCGCTGAAGACCGTGTTGGCGTACACCTGGAAGGGCAGGTACTGCCAGCCCTCGACCACCGCGGCGGAGGACGCGGCGAACACCTCGTTGGCCTTCTGGCCGCCGAAGTAGTCGAACTCCTCGCTCAGGAACTCCTCCGACTCGAGGTCGGCGACCGTCGCGGGGAATGCGCCCCCGTCGAGGCGGGTCTGCACGCCGTCGCCCGCGTTGGCGTACTCGATGAACTCGTAGGCGAGCTCCTTGTTCTCGGCATCCTGCGGGATGGCGAGCGAGCTGCCGCCGTTCTCGGACGACGTCGCGACGCCCTCCTCCCACTGCGGCATCTCGGCCACGCGCCACGCGCCGGCGCCGTCGGGCGCGCTGCCCTCGAGGTTGGCGGGCATCCAGGCGCCGATGGGAAGGGTGGCGATGGTGCCGTCGGCGAGGCCGGCGAACCACTCGTCGGACCAGCCGGAGATCGGCGAGACGAGGTCCTCGTCCAGCATGGTCTGCCAGACCTCGGCGTAGCGCTGTGCGCCCTCGTCGCCCTCGAGGTCGAAGCTCACCGTGGTGTCCTCGACGGTCCAGGGCGTGCCGCCCGCCTGCCACATGATGGACGCCGCCATGCCGGCGTCGCCGGAGTCGTTCGTGATGTAGACGTCGGGGTTGGCGGCGTGCAGGTCGCGGGCCGCCTGGAGGTACTCGTCCCACGTGGTGGGCACCTCGATGCCGTACTCGTCGAAGACGTCCTTGTTGTAGAACAGCGCCATGGGGCCCGAGTCCATCGGCAGGCCGATGATCTGGTCGCCCGACTGCACGGACGACCAGGGGCCAGGGGCGTAGGTGCCCTCGTACTCGTCGGCGCCGTACTCCGTGAGGTCCTGCAGCGCGTCCTGCAGGGCGTACTGCGGCAGCGCGTAGTACTCCACCTGCGCGACGTCGGGCAGGCCGTTGCCCGCGGTGATCGCGTTCGACAGCGCCGTGTACGAGTCGATGCCGGTGCCGACGTTGACGAGCTCGACCGTCACGCCGGGGTTGTCCGCCTGGAAGTCCTCGACGACCTGCTCGAGCGTGGGCTCCCACGCCCAGACGGTGATGGTGCCGCCCTCTTCCAGGGCCTGGTCGGTGTCGGCCTCGCCGCCGCCGCCCGTGCAGCCGGCGAGGGCGAGCGTGGCGACGCCGGTGACGGCGGTGCCGATGAGGACGCGACGCGTCCGGGGGGTGATCCGGGTCATGCGATTCTCACTTCTTCGTGTGCTGGATGGGTTGGGGTCATTCCTTGACGGATCCGGCCGCCAGGCCGGACTGCCAGTACCGCTGCAGGAACAGGAAGGCGATGATGAGCGGCACGATCGTGAGCAGCGATCCGGTCAGGACGAGATCGAAGATCGCCGTGCCGCCGGCTGTCGCCGCCTGCGCGTTCCACTGGTTCAGACCGATGATGAGCGGGTACCAGTCGGGGTCGCGCAGCATGATGAGCGGCAGGAAGTAGTTGTTCCACGTGGCCACCATGGTGAACAGCAGCACCGTGACGAAGCCGGGCGCCAGGAGCCGCAGGGCCACCTGACCGAAGATGCGCAGCTCGCTGGCCCCGTCGATCCGCGCGGCCTCCATGAGCTCGGTCGGCACGGCCTCGCTGGCGAACGTCCACATCAGGTACAGGCCGAACGGCGAGATGAGCGACGGGATGATGACCGACCACGGCGTGTCCGTCAGGCCCATGGAGCTGAACATGAGGAAGGTCGGCACGGCCAGCGCGGTGCCGGGCACCGCGACGGCTCCGATGATCACGGCGAACACGGCGCGCTTGCCGGGGAAGTCGTACTTCGCCAGCGCGTAGCCGCCGAGCACCGCCAGCAGGGTCGCGCCGCCGGCGCCGACCACGACGTAGAGCAGCGTGTTGCCGAACCACCGCAGGAAGATGCCGTCGTCGTAGGTCAGGGCGCGGCCGATGTTGTCGAACAGGGCGAACTCGCCGCCGAACCAGAGCCCGAACGTGCTGAAGAGGTCGCTCTGCGTCTTCGAGGCGTTGATGAACAGCCAGATGAGCGGGATGAGCGAGTAGACGAGCGCGATGCCGGTGAGCACCGTGAGCAGGATGCTGCGGCGCGGCTTGTCCACGGTGCCGTAGGGACGGCGGCGCGTGGTCGCGGAAGAGACGGTGAGCAGGCGGGTCGTCGTCATGTCAGTCGGCCTTCCGCATCCCGCGCAGCTGCACGACGTAGGCGATGATCATCGTGATCAGGCCCATGATGATCGCGACCGTCGCGGAGTAGTTGAGCTGCTGCCCCGTGAACGCGAGGTTGTACGCGTAGAGGTTCGGGGTGAACGACGTCGTGATCGCGTTGGGCGCGAGCGACTGCATGATGCTCGGCTCGTTGAACAGCTGGAAGCTGCCGATGATCGAGAAGATGGTCGCCACGACGAGCGAGCCGCGGATCGCCGGGAGCTTGATCGCGCGGATGATCCGGAACTGGCTGGCGCCGTCGATGGCCGCCGCCTCGTACAGCGAGGTGGGGATGACGCGCAGCGCCGAGTAGAAGATGAGCATGTTGTAGCCCAGGAACTCCCAGGTGACGATGTTGCCGATCGAGGCGAGCACGAGCTCGGGCGAGAGCAGGTTGGGCAGCTGGACGCCGAAGAAGTCGTTGAGGTTGCCGACCAGCCCGAAGCGCGTGCCGTACATGAAGCCCCACATCAGGGCCGCCACGACGGCGGGCACGGCGTAGGGCAGGAAGATCGCCAGCCGGAAGAACCCGGCGCCGTACAGCCGTCCGCTGTCGATCGCGAGCGCGGCGAGCAGCGACAGGAACAGCATGATCGGCACCTGGATGAGCAGGAACAGCCCCACGCGGATGACGCCCGCCCAGAACGCGGCGTCGCCGAACGCGGCGACGTAGTTGTCGAGGCCGACGAAGGCGTTGCCGCCGACCAGCTGGTTGCGGAACAGGCTCAGCCACAGCGCGTACAGGATCGGCGCGATGAAGACCAGGACGAACACGAGCGCGAAGGGCGCCAGGAACCCCCAGCCGGTCCATCGCCCGCCCGCGGGGCGGGCACGGCGCGAGGGCGGCCGTACCGATTCTGCGGTCACCGTCGGTGCTGACGTCATCATCGCTGCAGCTCGCCTCCTTGCGTCCGGCCGCGGATGTTTACGTAAACATCACCACATCCCGTGCGAACTCGCAACACCGGCGGACGCGATACGGTGATGCCACCATGTCTGACAACCGGGTGCGGCGCGGGACCCGCCGCGTGTCGATGGCCGACGTCGCCGCACGCGCCGGGGTGTCGATGCAGACCGTCTCGCGCGTGGCGAACGGCACCGCGACCGTCGTGCCCGAGACGCGTCAGCGCGTCATCCGCGCCATGGACGAGCTCGGCTACCGCCCGAACAGCGCCGCACGCGCCCTCAAGCTGGGCTCGTTCCGTACGCTCGGCGTGCTCTCCCACACGCTGTCCTCGCTCGGCGACGTGCGCACGATCGAGGCCATCGCCCTGTCGGCCGCCGCGGAGGGCTACGCCACGACGCTCATCCCCGTGCACGCGACGAGCCAGGCGGGCGTCGACCGGGTGTTCTCGCGACTGCAGGAGCTCACGGTCGACGCGCTCATCCTGAACCTGGAGGCGCCGATGCTCGTGCACGCCGCCGAGATGCTGCCGCCGGGGGTGCCCGTGGTCTACATGGATCCGGATGCACCCGAGGCGCGGGTGATCGTCGACACCGATCAGGCGGGCGGCGCCCGGCAGGCGACGGAGCACCTGCTCGGCCTCGGTCATCGCACGGTGCACCATCTCGCCGGTCCGGAGCCGTCTCGGCCCGCGGCGCGGCGCATCGAGGGGTGGCGCGCGGCCCTGCGGGACGCGGGTCGCGACGTGCCCGCGATGCTGCGGGGCGACTGGAGCGTGGAGTCCGGCTATCGCGCGGGCCGCGACCTCGCCGCCGATCCGGAGTGCACGGCCGTGTTCTGCTCGAACGATCAGATGGCCCTCGGCCTGTACCGCGCGCTCGCCGAGGCGGGCAGGCGGGTGCCGCACGATGTGAGCGTCGTCGGGTTCGACGACACGGCCGACGGTCGGGGCTACGCGCCGCCGCTGACCTCGGTGCACCAGGATTTCGCGGACGTCGGGCACCGCTGCGTCGCGTCCGCGCTCGAGCTCGTGCGATCGGGGCCGGCGGCGGGCCCGCGCGTCACGATCGTGGGGACCGAGCTCATCGTGCGCGAGAGCACGGCGCCGCCCCGCTGACGGGTCGAGGTCGCTAGACCGCCTGCACGTCGATGATCATCGCCTGCTGGGGCGAGAGCGCCGGCAGAGGCAGGCCCACCGTCGTCAGCGCCGCCGTCGGCAGCACGACTCCGTCCGGGCGCCGTGCCGCGTCCACCCACGCCGGCTCGACGTCGCTCATCGTGCGCGCGACGCCGAACTCCTCGCGGATGCGCACGCGCACCCGCTCCACGCCGACGGCCCCGAGCCCGGGGAGAGGCACGACGCCCGAGCGGGTCTGCGGGGACGTCTCGGTGCGGCTCCAGCGGTAGACCGCGCGGGATCCGTCATGCGCCACGACGCCCTCGAGCGCGGCCCCCGCGTCCAGGCCGTCGGCGTGCACGACGCGGCCGCTGTGCAGCAGGGGCCGCAGCTCGCGGTACAGCGTCGCCCAGGCGCCGATGGCCGCGAGCTCCTCGTCGGAGCACTCCAGCAGGTTCCACTCCACGCCGGCGTGGCCGAACAGCGCGGTCGCGAGGCGGTAGGCGAGGCTCGTCGTGCGACCCGTCGTGTGCGCGGTCGGCGGGCCGACGTGCCCGCCGATGAGCTCGGGCGGCAGCAGCAGCCCCGTCCACTGCTGGATGCGCGCCCGCTCGACGGGGTCGTTGCAGTCCGAGGTCCAGACGCGATCCGTGCGATCGAGGATGCCCAGGTCGATGCGCCCGCCGCCGGCCGCGCACGACTCGATCTCGAGTCCCGGATGCCGCCGCCGCAGCTCGTCCATGAGGCGGTACAGGGCGAGGGTCTGCTCGCGCACGATCGGCCGATCGCGACCATCGCGCCGCGCCACGGCCTCCAGCAGCTCGCGATTGTGATCCCACTTCAGGTACGCGATCCCGTACTCCTCGACGAGCGCGGAGATCCGGTCGCGCAGGTAGGACCACGCGTCCGGCCGCGAGATGTCGAGCACCTGCTGGCCGCGCATCGTGACGCCCGGCCCCTGCGCGGGGCCGAGGATCCAGTCCGGATGGGCCCGGGCCAGATCCGAGTCCTCGTTGACCATCTCGGGCTCGACCCACAGCCCGAAGCTCATGCCGTGCCCGCGCAGCACGTCCACGAGGGGAGAGAGCCCCTCGGGCCAGACCTCGCGCGAGACGTACCAGTCGCCGAGACCGCGCGTGGCGTCGCGCCGCGAGCCGAACCAGCCGTCATCCAGCACGACCCGCTCCACGCCCACGCGCGCGGCGCGTTCGACGAGCCGCTCGAGCGTCGGGAGGTCGTGGTCGAAGTAGAGGGCCTCCCACGTGTTCAGCACGAGCGGGCGCGGGGACGACGGGTGCGCGGTGCGCGAGCGCAGCCGGTCGTGCAGGCGCGCCGCCGCGCCGTCCATGCCGGCATCCGACCAGACGAACAGCGCGGTGGGGGCCCGGTGCACACCGCCGGGCGCCAGCACGACCTCGCCGGCGGCGAGTCCCTCACCCGCCCCGATCACGCCGGCGTGCGAGCCGGCGCCCTCCGGCAGGCGCTCGGCGAGATAGTGCTGGCCGCCGCTCCAGGCGAGGTGCGTCGCCCACACCTCCCCGGACCGGAAGCCGAAGCCCGCGGTTCCCGCCATGAGCAGGAACGGCGAATCGTGCCCGGGCCGGCCGCGACGCGAGCGGCGCACGTGGGCGCCGAAGCCGAACGGTGTGCGCTGCGGGGCGCGCTCCCGGCACCACCGGCCGGTGAAGTCGAGCAGCTCGGCCGCCCGCTGCGGGACCGGCATGAGCGCGATGGCACCGTCGAGCGTGTAGGGCTCGGCGCCGTCCGCGAGGGTGAGGGACTGGTCGACGGCCAGCACGCCGTGGCGGTCGAGCGTGAGCCGGATGTCGGCCGTCAGGCCCGTGATCTCGTCGACGAGACGCACCTCGAGCCGCTGGGCATCCGCCTCGCGCTGCACCTCGTGCGAGACGAGCCGCGGCCGCGGCGTGGTGGCCGCCCCGTTCGCGTGGCCGGAGACGGTCGGCGTGCCGACCCAGCCGTCCCGTTCACTCGCCCACAGCGCGAGCACGCGCGGCACGTCCGGCTCCGAGCCCGATGTGCCGATCGAGTCGTACGTGGCGAGCGCCACCAGGTCGTCGGCGCGGAGCTCGCCGATGTCGCGGCCCCAGTGCAGGATGCGAGGAGCGCCGTCCAGCGCCACCACGACGCTCGTGCCCGCGGCGCGCAGCAGAACCGGGCCCGCGGTGGCGGTTTCGACGGCGGCAGTCACCCCGCGATCCTATCCAGGGCGGAATCCGACCGACCGCGCGAGTCAGTGGTGATGCACGTGGCGGCCCTGGTGATCCACCGGCGTCGCATCGGGCCTCGTCCACTGGGGTGTGGGGCGGCTCGTCTCTCCATGGCCGCCTCTGCCCGCGTGGTCCGCGCGCCAGTACCAGCACGCCTCGCTTCCTTCGGGCCAGCCCTCGGGGCTGTCCTGCCATGCCTCGCCTCGGCCGTAGGGGGTGAGATCGAGCAGCCCTAGGGGCGTGTCCATCACCTCGACACCGCGTCCTGTCGTGTCGTACGTCAGGAAGACCCGGTCGCCGCGGCGTAGAAACACCGTGACGTGCCCCATCTCTCCACCGAGCGGCTCGTCGAGCCCCCGCACCGAGTACCACGGCTCGGTGTAACCCATGAACGCGACGAAGGGAGCGATCTCGTCCCAGGCGCCCTCGCACAGCACGGCGAAAGAGACGCCGCGCGCCCGCAGATAGGAGGCATCGCGCATCTGCCAGGCCGACACGGTGCAGCCCTCGCATTGCCCCTGGAAGGGCGCGCCGTCGTGCCACATGTGCCGGTAGACGAGGAGCTCCTCTTCGTCCCCGAACAGCGAGATGAACGGCACGGGCCCATCCGGTCCCGTGACCCGGGTGGTGCCGTCCACCTCCACCATCGGCAGCCTGCGGCGGGCCGCCGCGATCGCGTCGCCCTCGCGGGTGTGCGCCTTCTCGCGCAGCAGCAGCTCGTCGCGCGCGGCCTGCCACGTCTCGCGGTCGACGATCGGCGGGGTCCCGGTGCTCATGACTCCTGCTCCCACGGCAGCTTCACGACGGGCAGGATGTACAGCCGTCCGGCGATCGCGGTGGGGTGCTTCGCCATGAGCGAGGCGGCCTCGTCGATCGACGCCGCCTCGATCAGGTCGTAGCCCGCGAACCACTCCTTGAACTCGGGGAAGGGGCCGTCGGTCACGAGCGTGCGGCCGTCGCGCACCGCGACGGACTTCGCCTGCTCCGGGCCCGCGACGGGTGCGCCCGCGCCGAGCGCGCCGGCCGCCGTGCCCTCATCGGCCCACCGCTCGAGCATGCGCTGATCGTCATCCCGCGGCAGCGGGGAACCGGACGCGTCGGTCATGTGGAGCACGAGGTACTGCTGGGTCATGATGTCTCTCCTTCGATGGGTGCCGCGAGCTGACCGCGGCGGCGGATGAGGTGGGCACGCTCGGCGGTGTTCCGCGCGAGCGCGATCGCGTGGTCGTAGGCCGTGCGGGCGTCGGAAGAGCGGCCGAGCCGCCGAAGCAGCTCGGCGCGCGTGGTGTGCAACGCGTGGTAGTCGCCGAGGCGGTCGGAGAGCCGGTCGACGATCGCGAGTGCGACGTCCGGTGAGTCGAACTCGGCGACCGCGATGGCCTTGTTCAGCGTGACGATCGGGTTCGGATCGATCCGCTCGAGCTGCCCGTACAGCGCGACGATCTGCGACCAGTCCGTGTCGCGCGCGTGCGGCGCCGACACGTGCACGGCGTTGATGGCGGCGAGGATCTCGTACCGTCCGGGGCGACCCTCCCCGCGCGCGACGGCGTCCAGCCGCTCCCGGACGAGGGCCGTGCCCTCGGCGATCAGCGCGCGGTCCCAGGCTCCGCGATCCTGCTCGTCGAGGCGCACGAGTTCGCCGTCGGCCGAGACGCGTGCCGCGGCGCGCGCCTCCGTGAGCAGCATCAGGGCCAGCAGACCGGTCGCCTCGCCGCGCTCGCGGGACCCGGCCGGCAGCAGGTCGCGCACGAGGCGCGTGAGCCGGATCGCCTCGCCCGTCAGGTCCCGTCGGATCGGCTCGGACTGCTCGCCGGACGCGAGATACCCCTCGTTGAAGATCAGATAGAGCACCGCGAGCACGCCGTCGACCCGCGCCGGCAGATCCTCGGCGTCGGGCACGCGGTACGGGATCCGCGCGGCCCTGATCTTCGCCTTGGCCCGGCTGATCCGCTGGCCCATCGTGGTCTCCTGCACGAGGAACGCGTGGGCGATCTCGGCGACCGTGAGGCCGCCGACGACCCGCAGCGTGAGCGCGACGCGCGCCTCCATCGACAGGGCCGGGTGACAGCACGTGAACACGAGGCGCAGCCTGTCGTCGTCTACGGCGCCGACCGGTTCGGCGGGGGAATCGTCGTGCAGCATGAGCGCCTCCTGCTGCTTGTCGTCGCGGCGGGCCTCGCGGCGCAGCCGGTCGATCGCCTTGCGGTGCGCCGTCGTGGTGATCCAGGCGCCGGGGTTGGGGGGCACGCCGTCGACGGGCCAGCGCTCGACGGCGGCGGCGAACGCCTCGGCGGCGGTCTCCTCGGCGAGGTCGAGGTCGCCGTGGCGCCGTGCCAGGCCCGCCACGACGCGCGCCCACTCCTCGCGGTGCACGCGCGCGATCACCTCGGCAGCCGGCGTCATGCGAACGGCCGCACCTCGATCGCGCCGCGGCAGACGCGCGACGCCTCGGCGGCGAGCTTCAGCGCGGCGTCGAGGTCGGGGACGTCGATGAGCCAGAGGCCGTTCATCCCCTCCTTCGACTCGATGTACGGGCCGTCCGTGAAGAGGGGCTCGGCGCCCCGGGCGTCGACCACGGTCGCGGTCTGCGGAGCTTCGAGCCCGCCGACGTAGACGAGGCTGCCCTGCGCGCGGATGCGGTCGTTGAACGCCGCGGTCTCGGCCATCGCCTCGCGCATCTCGTCCTCGGAGGAGTACGTGCCGAATCCGGTGTAGTCCGCCGGTCCGATGACCGACAGCAGGTAGTGCGCCATGTCTTGCTCCCTCGCAT
The Microbacterium sp. JZ31 genome window above contains:
- a CDS encoding GntR family transcriptional regulator — translated: MIEEGKPLFVQIAEQIEDSIVDGSLAELAQAPSTNELAAFYRINPATAAKGVAMLVDKSVLSKRRGIGMFVADGARDLLLRERREAFAERYVAPLLAEARKIGLDPEDLAVLIREHGTAPTERTS
- a CDS encoding class-II fumarase/aspartase family protein; translated protein: MPDTAPVPIPPYPAVSSLGPLASDLTIAEVAGDAGRFTDYSVPDAGIRALYTTESIWQSWLDVEVALARAEAEVGIVPEDAARRIAQVGRLSHLDRERVIAGMRVQGHPLVPLIEELAEAAGEGAGGWVHWGATSQNIMQSGHAILIGRAHAIVNRLLLDCLAALADLAERSATMIMPGRTHGQHAVPITFGLKVATWIDDVLRAHDRIGHGVRPCLRVMMAGAVGSFASLGEVGPRVQRRVADLLGLEPMPVPSRALLSPQSGYISDLALLSAACGRIAIEVETMMQTEFGEVSEPVPEGSVGSSTMPHKRNPKLSADVLDLAALIRASVPEAIAATIHAHEADGGATAKIDAAMQTCLVATGDMLMRLKVILEGLELFPKRMRRNLELSGNLIGSEAVMLALGEEIGRDEAHRIVYEAAMRCATEGEDFEALLVSDPRVRIALPAERIRALLDPAGHVGLAPHIAREAARRAREAVAGE
- a CDS encoding beta-galactosidase: MQNHRWLRTPDGTPRRISYGADYNPDQWPREVWDEDVRLMKQAGVDVVSVAIFSWAKLQPAEGQWDFAWLDEVIDLLHANGIGVDLATATASPPPWLTTLHPEVLPETADGQIVWPGGRQHWRPTSPVFRRHALALVEKLAERYGAHPGVVAWHVNNELGCHNAYDYSDDAARAFRVWLEARYGGIEGLNHAWGTAFWSQRYGSFDEIQPPRRSYAFPNPTQQLDFARFSSDALKDHLIAEREILNRLTPDIPVTTNFMIMGETRHGDYADWAHEVDFVSNDHYVTEGRDELAFSAALTSGVAGHRPWFLMEHSTSAVNWQPINRPKHGNELVRDSLTHVAHGADAVCYFQWRQSAAGAEKYHSSMVPHGGEDTRVYREVVRLGGILQDLQPVAGSDREPSQVAILFDWDSWWGSELDSHPTDRLRYRREAVEWWTALMNAGIRADVVPADADLSGYRLVIAPVLYAVSEERRARLEAYVHGGGSLVATYFSGIVNADDRVWLGGYPGALAELLGIRVEEFRPLWDDETIGLSIGARGRLWSEPVDVVADDVEVLARYTESELDGGAAVTWRRAGDGAAGYVSTSLGVDGLAALLPLLLERAGVASELPEPLRGTVELAVRRAGDSRVRFLINRTDDEVRLDGIEGEYLVGDAVLAPRGVAVVR
- a CDS encoding ABC transporter substrate-binding protein; the encoded protein is MTRITPRTRRVLIGTAVTGVATLALAGCTGGGGEADTDQALEEGGTITVWAWEPTLEQVVEDFQADNPGVTVELVNVGTGIDSYTALSNAITAGNGLPDVAQVEYYALPQYALQDALQDLTEYGADEYEGTYAPGPWSSVQSGDQIIGLPMDSGPMALFYNKDVFDEYGIEVPTTWDEYLQAARDLHAANPDVYITNDSGDAGMAASIMWQAGGTPWTVEDTTVSFDLEGDEGAQRYAEVWQTMLDEDLVSPISGWSDEWFAGLADGTIATLPIGAWMPANLEGSAPDGAGAWRVAEMPQWEEGVATSSENGGSSLAIPQDAENKELAYEFIEYANAGDGVQTRLDGGAFPATVADLESEEFLSEEFDYFGGQKANEVFAASSAAVVEGWQYLPFQVYANTVFSDSVGQAFLGQTTIADGLADWQSTLEDYGTEQGFTIE
- a CDS encoding carbohydrate ABC transporter permease, whose protein sequence is MTTTRLLTVSSATTRRRPYGTVDKPRRSILLTVLTGIALVYSLIPLIWLFINASKTQSDLFSTFGLWFGGEFALFDNIGRALTYDDGIFLRWFGNTLLYVVVGAGGATLLAVLGGYALAKYDFPGKRAVFAVIIGAVAVPGTALAVPTFLMFSSMGLTDTPWSVIIPSLISPFGLYLMWTFASEAVPTELMEAARIDGASELRIFGQVALRLLAPGFVTVLLFTMVATWNNYFLPLIMLRDPDWYPLIIGLNQWNAQAATAGGTAIFDLVLTGSLLTIVPLIIAFLFLQRYWQSGLAAGSVKE